The window CACACTGAGACAGCCTTCAACATCGACGACAAAATCTCGGCTTTTTTGGACAATTTCGGGGTTAATAAAAGTTAGAAAAGTCTGGTCTTTGCCGTCTTCAAAGTTATTACGTACAACTGTTAATTTTATAGTTTCACCAATTTGAATGGCTGCTAGGGCGGCCCCGTATTCGCTGTCATGATCCCAATCTAGTGTTGTATCAATCATGTCCTGAGCTAGTTTCTCAACCTTTGGAGTGACGCGCGTGATACGGAGTGATTTTTGGCGCAATCGCTGGTCGGGAATCGTGACAAGTTTTCTAATCATTATATTATTACATCAGAAAATCGAAATAGGGTCAATATCGTAGGATGTATTTCGAGGCAGGAGATGCGCTATTTGAGTGAGTTTTGTGCGGTGACTAGATTTACAGATAATATGGGCGATATAACCCTGACTGGTACGGGCATGATTTGGGGTGGCTGGCCCGAGGGTAGTAATATTTGGTGGGAGAGAGGCTGTTTTGAGCCAATCTTTGGCTAAAGACTGAGCTATCTCTGGTGATTTACCGAAGAAATTAATCCGTGCTAGATATTGATACGGTGGATAGCCAAAGTTATGTCGTCGCTTTAGTTCTTCGGCTGTAAAGGCACTCCAGTTGTGGGACCGAATATGGTCCCACAGTGGATTATCAGATTGTTTGGTTTGAATGATGACCTCTCCCGAGAGCTCACCCCGCCCCGCCCGTCCAGCAGCTTGCATAATAAGAGCCACACCGCGTTCGCGACTTTGATAATCGTCACCAAACAGCAATTCATCGCCTGCTACAATCCCAACCAGCGTGACGCGTGGAAAATCCAGACCCTTGGCAATCATTTGTGTGCCAATTAGAATATCAATTTTGCCTTGCTCGGCATCTGTTAGGATCTCTTTGAGCGGTACTTGGCTAGATAGATCGCGATCGATGCGTGCAAGTGTAGCTTGAGGGAAATATTTTTTTACTTCCTCTACGAGTTGCTTGGTACCAAAGCCATGAAAGCGTAGGTTGCTGCCCTTACAGGTAGGGCAAATACTGGGTGGGAATTGGTTAAAATTACAGATATGGCAGATGAGTCTGGCTTGGTCGGCATGAAAGACCAGGCTAGTATCGCAACGTGGACAGCTAATTGTGTTACCGCAGTCATCACAGCTAAAGCGACGGGCTGAGCCACGTTTATTGTGTAGTAGGAGGGATTGTTCACCGCGTCGCATGCGTTGTCGAAGGGCTTTGATGAGCGCTGGTGAGAGCGGATCGTAGAGCCCTTTCATGTCGGTAATTTCAATACTAGGTAGTGAACGCCCGGCGTGTCTCTCGGTGAGCTCCACAGCTTTTAGTCGGTCGAGTTGGCTTAAGTGGGTCATCACGATATTGTGTGTGGCGCTACCCAGGACTAACTTAGAATGAGTTAGTCTAGCCAGTTTAGCGGCCACTTCACGAGCTTGGTAGCGTGGTAGGTTTTCCTGCTTATAGCTTGTATCATGAGCTTCATCAATAATAATTAGCCCCAGATTATTAATCGGTAAAAATAGACTAGATCGAGGACCTAGATATAGTTTAGGCTCCAAACTTTTTAGGCAGTCCAGCCAGATATTACGGCGCTGAACTGCTGATAGGCCGGAATGGGTAATAACCATATTGTCTGCAAAAGATTGGGTGAGTCGCTTTTCAAGCTGTTGAGTCAAAAAAATCTCAGGCGAAAGATAGAGGACTGATTTATTTTGACTCAAATAATGATGAATCAGTTGTTCATAGATATGAGTTTTGCCTGACCCAGTCACACCACTGAGGAGGACTGGCTGATTGGCTTGAAGTATTTCATTTAATACGGTGTTTTGCTGCTGTGATAACGATATATGATGCGGCGTTGAGGTGTGTTTGGGCGGGGTATTAAGATTATTTTGCCGACGACGAGCTAAGAGACCGCTTGGTAGAATTGCGCCCCAAACGGCATAGTTGGTGGCGACGTAATAAGTTTTCAACCATTGGGCAATATCTAGTATGTGTTGGGGTAGTATGATGTCATCTAGGACTCCGTCAATTGACTTAATTTTAGGCAGTAAATATTTTGGAGGCTGTGTCTTGGCTAGAATTATGCCTAGGCTCTTTTGTCGACCAAACGATAAATTGACCAGTTGACCTGGCTGAAGTGTTTTGGTCGATTGGTGGGCATAGGTAAAGGTTTTATTGTCGAGCTGCCCGTAGGTCACCACATCAATCTCATAATAGTATGGATGTTCAGTCATATGCTTTCTATAGTACACCCTTATCTTGGTTGCAGTGCTAAAGGTCGCCAGGTATGATAGGTAGAGTTAGCGCATTACACTTTTTGTGTCTGCCTTATCAATGCTGAAAGTTATGGATAAAAAATTACGACGACGATTATATTTGGTGATTATTGCTGTGGTGATAGCGATGATTATTATTTTACCTCGCGAGGATCGAGTTCTGCGTGCTGTGGGTATTAATTTTGGTAATCCTCAAGTCAAGCTAGGTTTAGACCTGCTTGGTGGTACCAGTCTAACTTATGAGGCTCAGCTAAAAGATACACCAGCTGGCGATCGAACCAAGGCAATGGAAGGTGTTATCAATGTTATTACGAAGCGAGTTAATCCAGCTGGTACTAGTGAGGTGGTCGTTCAACAATCTGGTGAAAATCGGGTAGTTGTACAACTACCTGGTGTGACCGATGCCAAGGCGGCGGCCGATCAGATTGGCCGGACGGCTACATTAAGTTTTTATAAAGTCAATCCAGACAGTGAAGTTCCCACGCCGACAGAGCTTTCGGGTAAAGATTTAGAAAGTGCTACTGCGCAAATTGACCCCCAAACCGGTCAGCCGATTATCTCTTTTAGAATGCAAGGTGGAGAAGCGACCGATAAATTTGCTAAATTAACACGTGAGATTAATGAAACAGAGGGAGCTCGTTTGGCTATTGTGCTAGACAATGAGGTACTGTTTAATGGAGGTGTTTCCACTCCAATTCTTGATGGACAAGGACAAATGACAGGGTTTGAAAGTGTTCAAACTGCTCAGCAGACAGCTGTTCTGCTGAATGCCGGAGCGCTACCAGTGCCAGTTGAGTTAGTAAGCCAGCGTACAATTGGTGCAACTTTAGGTACGGAATCAATTTCGCGCTCGATTATAGCTGGTGCTATTGGTATATTGGCGGTAGTAATTTTTATGGTGATGAGCTATCGCTGGGCTGGTGTACTGGCTTCATTAGCCCTGATATTGTACGTAATTTTTAACGTTGCACTATTTAAGATTTCCAGCATTACACCTTGGCCAATTGTCTTAACTCTTGCTGGTATTGCTGGGTTTGTTCTATCTGTAGGAATGGCGGTAGATGCTAATATCTTGATTTTCGAACGTATGAAAGAAGAGTTACGCTCAGGTAAGTCGGTTAAAGCCTCGTTAGATACTGGGTTTGCTCGAGCCTGGAGCTCAATTCGCGACTCCAATACATCCACTTTGATTACCTGTTTTATTCTGTATAGTTTTGGCGCTACAATTATTAAAGGTTTTGCAATTACACTTGCGGTTGGTGTAGTGATTTCGATGCTGACAGCCATTTCAGTTTCGCGGACTTTATTAGGACTATTTGTACGGACTAAGTTTGGTCAAAACCCACAGCGATATAGCGGAGTTAAGCTACCTTTGCCACAGCAGAAATCTGCGGAGATATCGAAATGAATATAGTTGGTCGACGTAAGCTCTGGTTTGCAATTTCGATAATTATCATTTTACCAGGGATTATCGCACTTGCTCTGTGGGGCCTTAAGCCAGGCATTGATTTTGCTGGTGGACAAGTGATGGAAGTTGGCAAAGTTGTTGATGTTGAAAAAGTTAAGCCAATTTTTGAAGCTGCTGGCGCGCGCGATATATCAACCACCACGACTGGCGCAGGGACAATTTTGGTGCGCTACCGTGATGCTGAAGGTAAGTCTTCAGCCGACAGTAATGAGGAGATTAAGCAGGCGCTGATTGGTATCGGTGCCGAACAGGTAAGCTATGAGTCGGTTGGGCCAGCCGTTAGTCGAGATATTACCCGCAATGCAGTTATATCTGTAGCTTTGGCGGCATTGGCGATAGTTGTCTTTTTAGCAATCTCTTTCCGCAATACACCACCGCCTGTTAGTCCCTGGAGTTTTGGCATAACAGCAGTAATTGCACTTTTGCATGACACAATTGCACTGCTTGGTATATTTGCTATTCTCGGGCATTTTTACCAGGTAGAGATTGATTCATTATTTATCACAGCGGTACTAACCACAATTGGTTTTTCGGTGCATGACACGATTGTTGTTTTTGATCGTATTCGTGAAAATCTTAAACGCTACACTCATTCTTTTGAGATTATAGTAAATGACAGTATTGTTGAGACGGTTGCACGGTCACTATCGACGAGTATTACGGTGCTATTCACATTATTGGCGCTACTAATATTTGGCGGTGAAACCATTCGGCTATTTGTTCTAGCCCTTTTACTAGGAGTACTATTGGGAACCTATTCCTCTATTCTAAATGCTGCACCCATGTTAGTAGTTTGGAATAACTATAAGGTAAAGCGCCAGGCCAAGAAGAAGCTAGCACCAGCCAAGCCAAAGCTTAAGAAAGCTTAATTCCTATCATATTTTCATGAAGTTTTAGGGGCTTTTTACTACGTAGAGGCCATTTACGGCATCTGAATCTTGCTTGTTCTCCAGGCTAGCCGTTAGAGTAAACTGTGATCCATCTGAGTTATAGCCGTACTTAATGATTAGATTTGATTCTGGATTACTCAAGGGGTCATTTTTTACTTCACGTAAGTAAGGAGGGTTGGAGCTAGTCAGGATTTTTAATGTTTCAATATCGTTACCAGATGGGTAGCTACCATTATTTTTCTTATAGGCTGCTAGCGCTATGGCCATTGTATTGAGAGTGTCCTTACGCTCGGCATCATGTTTAGCGGATTCTGTTAGGTTGCTGGGTGTCGGGCTAGTGCTTTGAGGGCTCACCGGCTGACTAGATACGCTCGGGCTTTGTGATGTTGGCTTGGGTTTTTGCACCAGACTTAATATGAGGAAAGTGCCTACACCAAGTAGTAGAATAATAGTAACGGTGATAATCAGGTAGTTCGAACGAGAGCTTGAGGTCTGCTTACTTGAAGAAGCGGCTGCCAGCAGGGCGTCAGCTCGATCCATGGCGGTTGTTGAGTCTTGATCTAACTCTTTTGAGGCTGGTTTGTCGTGATATTCTATCTTGGAGTTTGTTTGTTGAGGGTTGTGGAGCGGAGAGTGGTATTCGGGACTACTAGAGTTATTAGGTGACTCAACCTCACTCATATTGAGCATATAAGGACTCGGCTTGTGTGGCTCATCAACCTCGACAAAATTATCTTGATTCTCTGCGGTGACTTGATCTTTTACAGTGGTTTGGTCGATTGGTGCTGGGGATGGGTAATATTGGTAGTCTTCGGAGGTGGGGGCAGTAGACTCGGTTGATACTGGTATATCAGGCTGCTCTAGGCTACTCTCGGGCTCAATAGCTGATTCAAGCTCTGGTGTTTCTAGGGCTTTCCTATAGCGGTCGAGTCGTCGTTTGTATTGCGATGAAGCATGATGATTAATTATACGAGGCGGCTCACTATAGGATGTATCCTCTTCTGAGGTATTGGCAATATCTGAGTCTGTTAGGGTTGGTGTATTAGGTGGATCATCTGGAGAAATCAGGTTATCTAAGCCGCGCGGCGCCTCTAGATTACCGGGCGACAGCGACTCTTCATATTTACCTTGGTCTTCATCGGCTGAAGGAGTGTGGTTATGGTGTCGACGCTGCAAATATCCGCAACTAATACAAAGGTTACCAACCTCGGAGTTGGCTAATTGAGAGAAGCATTGTGGGCAGGTTGAATTCATAATTATTGAAGTTACTTCTTAATGTTTATATTGTACCAAAGAAAGTTATGCTTAAGCTATTGTAAAAAATACTGTTGCAAATTAAACTATAGAAGGATATTCAAATCAATCGAAAAAATAATCTTATAAAAGAAAGATATAACGTTAGAAAAACAATGCTTCAATACTTCATTACATCAAAAACTCGACGTAAAATTATTACTGTTTTCTCTAAATACCCGGATTATCGCGTACATGTTCGTGGGCTCGCAAAGCTGATACGTGAGGATCCGGGTAATGTTGCGCGTGAGCTTGAGCGCCTACATCGTATTAAGTATGTTTCAAGTGCTAAACAGGGAAATACAAAGCTTTACTGGGTTAATCAAGACTTTTCGATTTATAAGGAATTACAGAGTATAGTTCTAAAAACAACCAGGAAGACCAAATAATATGATGAAAAAAAGTCAGCTTACGATCAAAAAAATTATTCGAGATTTACGTCGTTATGAGGCTCAGTCTGGCGCGAATCATAGTGCCGTAATGATTCGTTCAGTGCGTTCATACCGCTCGGAGCGCCCAATTGGCTTTCAGTCTCGTTCTGGCCACTCCTATTTCGTTAGGTAGCAATAAGTTATAATGGCTCCTGATGGAGCAACAAGAGAAATTGCATTGGCATATACCCGATTCTACCCATGTGGAGGTTGCAGAATTGGCAACTACAATTGCGCAGTCACGTGGCGTACAGATACAGGACTATTTTAAACTCGACTATACAGCACTTGGCGATCCTTTTGATTTACCTGATATGAAGCTTGCGATTGATCATTTGATGTTGGTTCATCAGCGTCAGGGTAGGGTGGTGGTGTATGGAGATTATGATATCGATGGACTAACCGCTACAGCTCTATTGAAGGATGCCCTAACTCAATTTGGTTTTGACGTAACGAGTTATATTCCAGATCGATTTGAAGAAGGATATGGTTTGCATGCACAAGCACTAAAAAAGCTCCATGCTCAAGGTGCTGATACGATAGTTACTGTCGATTGTGGTATATCGGCGACGGATACAATTGCTGAAGCAGTTAATGATGGTTTAAATATTATCGTAACCGATCATCATGCCGTACCGGAAGTTGAGCCAAGTGGCGCAGTGGCGCTTATTAATCCTCTGCGTAAACAAAATAAATACAAGGAATGTTCGCTAGCCGGAGTGGGGGTGGCTTTTGCGCTGGTGCGAGCCTTGCAGAGTCGTAATTTGGAAAAAATGCCTTTCGGGCAAGAGAAATGGCTACTCGACTTAGTAGCTTTGGGGACAATTTGTGATGTTGTACCTCTAACTGGAGAGAACCGGGTGCTTGCGAGCTATGGCTTGCAAGTTGCGCGTCGTAGTAGGCGAGCCGGTATTAGGGCTTTAGCTAAGGTTAGCAACACATCGCTAGATAGCTTGTCAGCCAGCGATTTTGGCTTTCGGTTTGGCCCTCGCTTGAATGCTGCAGGACGCCTGGAGCATGCTCGGGTGGCGCTGGAGTTACTGGAGGCTACAGAGTATGATCAAGCCTATCTGGCGGCCGAGCATTTAGACGAGCTTAATCGTGAGCGGCGAAATACGACAGAACAGATACAGGCCGCAGCTTATAAGGAGTCCGAACAATATTCGACTGATCAAATTTTAGTATTGTCTAGTCTGGATTGGACACATGGTGTTGTTGGTTTGGTGGCTAGTCGAGTGGCTGAACGTTTTGGTAAACCAACAATTATCTTGCAGGAAGAAGGAGAGTTTTCCAAGGGGTCGGCGCGTAGTGTGGGGACTTTTTCAATTATCGATGCGATTCGCAAGCAGGCGCCTTTATTGGAACGGTATGGTGGACATCAGGCTGCTGCTGGCATAACCTTGCGAACCGATAAAATTGATGAATTCCGCACGGCTCTTAATAATAATCTTGATGCCGACGATACTAGTAAGATGCAACGGGAAATTATTGCAGATTTGTGGCTAGAATCTGGATTTATATCTCAAGAAGGCCTGGATCAACTCGAGACTTTAGAGCCAACCGGGCAGTCGAACCCCGCACCAATTTTCTATCTTAAGACTAGACTGACCCAAGTTAAACCTGTTGGTCAAACTGGTGATCATGCTCAGTTATTTTTTGATATTGAAGGCCAGAGTCAGCGGGCAATTGCCTTTCAAGCAGCTAGCAAGTGGCCATTTCTTAAGGTTGGTGTAGAGATAGAGCTTTTACTAGCCATTCGCGCCAATGAGTGGCAGGGCGTTAGACGGGCGCAATTAGAAGTTTTGGACGCAAGAGAGTTAGTGGAGTATGACGATGTCGGCTGAGACAGGTAGTTTAGTGGCTATTCGAGATATGAAGCGTTTTACAAAAAAAGAGCGTACATCGATTGAGTCGGCATATCGTTTAGCAAAAAAAGCCCACTCTGGCCAAAAGCGCAAAACTGGAGAGGCTTATATTTCTCATCCGGTAGCGGTGGCACAAATCTTATTTTCTTGGCAGCTGGATGCGCCAACGGTTCAGTCAGGCTT is drawn from bacterium and contains these coding sequences:
- the def gene encoding peptide deformylase, producing MIRKLVTIPDQRLRQKSLRITRVTPKVEKLAQDMIDTTLDWDHDSEYGAALAAIQIGETIKLTVVRNNFEDGKDQTFLTFINPEIVQKSRDFVVDVEGCLSVPGYYAKIPRANKIKVKALTLEGEEVRLTLEGFPARVFQHEIDHMHGKLFIDIIKDASTLLKLDDDGQLISVDEIPQEIIDAQNHHQH
- the priA gene encoding primosomal protein N', whose amino-acid sequence is MTEHPYYYEIDVVTYGQLDNKTFTYAHQSTKTLQPGQLVNLSFGRQKSLGIILAKTQPPKYLLPKIKSIDGVLDDIILPQHILDIAQWLKTYYVATNYAVWGAILPSGLLARRRQNNLNTPPKHTSTPHHISLSQQQNTVLNEILQANQPVLLSGVTGSGKTHIYEQLIHHYLSQNKSVLYLSPEIFLTQQLEKRLTQSFADNMVITHSGLSAVQRRNIWLDCLKSLEPKLYLGPRSSLFLPINNLGLIIIDEAHDTSYKQENLPRYQAREVAAKLARLTHSKLVLGSATHNIVMTHLSQLDRLKAVELTERHAGRSLPSIEITDMKGLYDPLSPALIKALRQRMRRGEQSLLLHNKRGSARRFSCDDCGNTISCPRCDTSLVFHADQARLICHICNFNQFPPSICPTCKGSNLRFHGFGTKQLVEEVKKYFPQATLARIDRDLSSQVPLKEILTDAEQGKIDILIGTQMIAKGLDFPRVTLVGIVAGDELLFGDDYQSRERGVALIMQAAGRAGRGELSGEVIIQTKQSDNPLWDHIRSHNWSAFTAEELKRRHNFGYPPYQYLARINFFGKSPEIAQSLAKDWLKTASLPPNITTLGPATPNHARTSQGYIAHIICKSSHRTKLTQIAHLLPRNTSYDIDPISIF
- the secD gene encoding protein translocase subunit SecD, translating into MDKKLRRRLYLVIIAVVIAMIIILPREDRVLRAVGINFGNPQVKLGLDLLGGTSLTYEAQLKDTPAGDRTKAMEGVINVITKRVNPAGTSEVVVQQSGENRVVVQLPGVTDAKAAADQIGRTATLSFYKVNPDSEVPTPTELSGKDLESATAQIDPQTGQPIISFRMQGGEATDKFAKLTREINETEGARLAIVLDNEVLFNGGVSTPILDGQGQMTGFESVQTAQQTAVLLNAGALPVPVELVSQRTIGATLGTESISRSIIAGAIGILAVVIFMVMSYRWAGVLASLALILYVIFNVALFKISSITPWPIVLTLAGIAGFVLSVGMAVDANILIFERMKEELRSGKSVKASLDTGFARAWSSIRDSNTSTLITCFILYSFGATIIKGFAITLAVGVVISMLTAISVSRTLLGLFVRTKFGQNPQRYSGVKLPLPQQKSAEISK
- the secF gene encoding protein translocase subunit SecF, with amino-acid sequence MNIVGRRKLWFAISIIIILPGIIALALWGLKPGIDFAGGQVMEVGKVVDVEKVKPIFEAAGARDISTTTTGAGTILVRYRDAEGKSSADSNEEIKQALIGIGAEQVSYESVGPAVSRDITRNAVISVALAALAIVVFLAISFRNTPPPVSPWSFGITAVIALLHDTIALLGIFAILGHFYQVEIDSLFITAVLTTIGFSVHDTIVVFDRIRENLKRYTHSFEIIVNDSIVETVARSLSTSITVLFTLLALLIFGGETIRLFVLALLLGVLLGTYSSILNAAPMLVVWNNYKVKRQAKKKLAPAKPKLKKA
- a CDS encoding ArsR family transcriptional regulator — translated: MLQYFITSKTRRKIITVFSKYPDYRVHVRGLAKLIREDPGNVARELERLHRIKYVSSAKQGNTKLYWVNQDFSIYKELQSIVLKTTRKTK
- the recJ gene encoding single-stranded-DNA-specific exonuclease RecJ; translation: MEQQEKLHWHIPDSTHVEVAELATTIAQSRGVQIQDYFKLDYTALGDPFDLPDMKLAIDHLMLVHQRQGRVVVYGDYDIDGLTATALLKDALTQFGFDVTSYIPDRFEEGYGLHAQALKKLHAQGADTIVTVDCGISATDTIAEAVNDGLNIIVTDHHAVPEVEPSGAVALINPLRKQNKYKECSLAGVGVAFALVRALQSRNLEKMPFGQEKWLLDLVALGTICDVVPLTGENRVLASYGLQVARRSRRAGIRALAKVSNTSLDSLSASDFGFRFGPRLNAAGRLEHARVALELLEATEYDQAYLAAEHLDELNRERRNTTEQIQAAAYKESEQYSTDQILVLSSLDWTHGVVGLVASRVAERFGKPTIILQEEGEFSKGSARSVGTFSIIDAIRKQAPLLERYGGHQAAAGITLRTDKIDEFRTALNNNLDADDTSKMQREIIADLWLESGFISQEGLDQLETLEPTGQSNPAPIFYLKTRLTQVKPVGQTGDHAQLFFDIEGQSQRAIAFQAASKWPFLKVGVEIELLLAIRANEWQGVRRAQLEVLDARELVEYDDVG